In Aestuariibaculum lutulentum, one DNA window encodes the following:
- a CDS encoding serine hydrolase domain-containing protein, with amino-acid sequence MKLLFAPIFLFSVFITVAQTEPARIQKAQTIANDFLKKEHIPGMAISVSHNGKLIWSEGFGYSNLKTKTPVKPNETIFRIASISKSVTAVTLGKLVDDGIIDLNESVYYYLPDYPVKKYDFTVKQLAGNISGIRHYKNNKEYALNKKMGITEGLNLFKQDPLLWKPGTKYRYSSLGFVLLSEVIQTAAKIPFKNLVCDSVFSPLKMHHTSMEFSDAPVQNLTNFHKLNIAGKPVESKPVSNEYKVGAGGFLSTSEDIILFGNEFITPKIITQKTLSKLTTSQRLGNGYKTGYGMGLSIRTSINNTPKYYHTGGGMGSSSILCVYPDEGIVICVLTNLSGVSMVEFGNALEEVFLK; translated from the coding sequence ATGAAATTACTGTTTGCCCCTATATTCCTTTTTTCGGTTTTCATAACTGTTGCCCAAACTGAACCAGCAAGGATTCAAAAAGCACAGACCATTGCCAACGACTTCCTGAAAAAAGAACATATTCCGGGCATGGCGATTTCGGTGTCGCACAACGGTAAATTAATTTGGTCTGAAGGGTTTGGTTATTCTAATCTAAAAACAAAAACACCTGTAAAACCAAATGAAACCATTTTTCGAATTGCCAGTATTTCAAAATCGGTTACAGCCGTTACTTTAGGTAAACTCGTTGATGATGGCATCATAGATTTAAATGAAAGTGTTTACTACTATCTGCCTGACTACCCAGTAAAAAAATACGATTTTACAGTGAAACAACTGGCTGGAAACATCTCCGGTATTCGTCATTATAAAAACAATAAAGAATATGCTTTAAATAAAAAAATGGGCATCACAGAAGGACTTAATCTCTTTAAACAGGACCCCTTACTTTGGAAACCAGGAACAAAATACCGATACTCCAGCTTAGGTTTTGTATTATTAAGCGAGGTCATACAAACAGCTGCTAAAATTCCTTTTAAAAATTTAGTATGTGATTCTGTTTTTTCCCCACTAAAAATGCATCATACCAGCATGGAATTTTCAGATGCTCCTGTTCAAAACCTAACTAACTTTCATAAGTTAAATATTGCAGGTAAACCTGTAGAATCAAAACCTGTCTCTAACGAATATAAGGTAGGTGCCGGCGGTTTTCTATCAACATCGGAAGACATAATTTTATTCGGAAATGAATTTATCACGCCTAAAATTATTACCCAAAAAACACTCTCCAAACTTACTACCTCGCAACGCCTTGGCAATGGTTATAAAACAGGTTATGGCATGGGACTTTCTATTAGAACATCAATTAATAATACACCAAAATACTACCACACAGGTGGCGGCATGGGATCCTCCAGTATTTTATGCGTCTATCCAGATGAAGGAATTGTTATCTGTGTTTTAACCAACCTTAGCGGTGTAAGTATGGTAGAATTTGGCAATGCTTTGGAAGAAGTTTTTCTGAAATAA
- a CDS encoding exo-beta-N-acetylmuramidase NamZ family protein: MRFNVFKNTVLLFVLVMISCANKKGDKKPEHLPSEQTEKQEILKHVQNANTIIVGANQTENYLPLLQEKRIGIVANQTSVIFKTDNSYTHLVDSLAALKVNVKTVFAPEHGFRGQADAGEHVKDGIDKKTGIPIISLYGDNKKPKPEQLNNLDLVIFDIQDVGARFYTYISTLHYVMEACAEQNIPVLILDRPNPNGHYIDGPTLDIKNKSFVGMHPIPVVHGMTIGEYAKMINGEQWLEKGIQCELNVIPVKNYTHQTPYSLPIKPSPNLPNEVAINLYPSLCFFEGTNVNAGRGTNNQFQVFGSPFLNSEVFKYSYTPKSNEGAKYPKHENKLCYGMNLTQTQPLNHLNLQWLIKAYQNTKDKSAFFNNFFIKLAGTDKLQQQIEAGLTNEAIEATWQNDLIKFKQTRKKYLLYN; the protein is encoded by the coding sequence ATGCGATTTAATGTTTTCAAAAATACAGTTTTATTATTTGTTTTAGTCATGATTTCCTGTGCGAATAAAAAAGGTGATAAAAAGCCCGAACATTTGCCCTCAGAACAAACAGAAAAACAGGAGATTCTGAAACATGTTCAGAATGCCAACACTATAATTGTTGGCGCCAATCAAACTGAAAACTACTTACCACTCCTACAAGAGAAACGTATTGGCATTGTCGCCAACCAAACCTCTGTTATTTTTAAAACGGATAATTCATATACGCATCTGGTTGACTCTTTAGCTGCTTTAAAAGTTAATGTGAAAACCGTTTTTGCACCAGAACACGGCTTTAGAGGTCAGGCTGATGCCGGCGAGCACGTTAAAGACGGTATCGATAAAAAAACCGGGATTCCTATTATTTCACTTTATGGTGATAACAAAAAACCAAAACCGGAACAACTTAACAATTTAGACTTGGTTATTTTCGATATTCAGGATGTTGGTGCCCGTTTTTACACGTACATCTCCACCTTGCATTATGTTATGGAAGCCTGTGCCGAACAAAATATTCCTGTGCTTATTTTAGATCGACCAAACCCAAACGGACACTATATTGACGGGCCCACTTTAGACATTAAAAACAAAAGCTTTGTGGGCATGCATCCTATTCCTGTTGTTCACGGTATGACCATTGGGGAATATGCAAAAATGATTAATGGAGAACAATGGCTTGAAAAAGGTATTCAATGTGAATTAAATGTAATTCCTGTCAAGAATTATACACATCAAACACCTTACAGCCTACCTATTAAACCGAGTCCGAATTTACCAAATGAGGTAGCTATTAATCTCTACCCAAGTCTTTGCTTTTTTGAAGGCACAAACGTTAATGCCGGTCGCGGAACTAATAATCAATTTCAGGTTTTTGGCAGTCCGTTTTTAAATTCTGAAGTCTTTAAATATAGTTACACTCCAAAATCTAACGAAGGGGCAAAATACCCAAAACATGAAAACAAATTATGTTACGGCATGAATCTAACGCAAACTCAACCTTTAAATCATTTAAATCTACAATGGCTGATTAAGGCTTATCAGAACACAAAAGACAAGTCTGCCTTTTTCAACAATTTCTTTATTAAATTGGCTGGAACCGATAAACTTCAGCAACAAATTGAAGCCGGTTTAACTAATGAAGCTATTGAAGCTACTTGGCAAAACGATTTAATTAAATTCAAACAAACACGAAAAAAGTATCTCCTTTATAATTAA